The Candidatus Poribacteria bacterium genome contains the following window.
ATCGGACAAAGGATACTGTCCGGCACATGCTTGCACTCGTCTATTTTCGACGGTTTCATCATTCCCCCAACGCCCCGGGAATCTTCGGTGCACGGATTCCAAAAGAGATATGGAACGACATGTCTGAAGACGCACAAGAGGTATACCGGTTTCAGACCCACGATTAAATAGGAGAACTATGGAACGAACACTGCTCATCCATCCCGATATGCCTGAGATTGATAGGGAACACGGTTTCTCGAATATCAATGGTCCCTCACTCGTTCGCGTGCCAGAATGGGTAAAAAATCCGCTGGGAAAATACTATCTCTACTTCGCACACCATCGCGGGGCTTATATCCGACTGGCGTATGCCGATGCTATCGAAGGACCCTACACCATCTATCACCCCGGTGCATTGCATCGTGATGCCACTGTTTTTCGGGGGTGTGACCACATCGCTTCGCCAGATGTACACATAGACGCAGAGAATCAGCGCTTTTTCATGTACTTCCACGGCAATCCCCGGGGTGGACAAGTAAGTAGTTGGGCGACCGCTACCGACGGTGTGAATTACACAGCCGCGGATACAATGGACAGGCGAAACAGTGCCTATTTTCGCGTCTTTTGGTGGAAGGGACACCCCTACGCGACGTATCATGGCTGGATAAGCCGCGCGGAAACACCGGAATGGACAGCAGGCTTCATTCAGCGGGATACCCCCCTCTTTCCACGTAAATCGGCTGAGGACAACACGGGTTTCCCGCGACATACAGCAAACCACCTTGAAGGCGATACTCTGACAGTCTATTATTCACTTTACGGCGATAGTCCAGAACGGATCCGTAAAAGCACCGTCCAGTTGACAGACGACTGGAACGATTGGGATCCATCTGCGCCAATAGAGGTCATCGCGCCAAAATATGATTTTGAGGGTGTGGATTTACCGATTAGCCCCTCGACAGGTGGGTTGGATCGCGAACGCGTACATGAACTTCGCGATCCAGCAATCTATTGTGAGGATGGAAAAACGTGGTTGCTCTATTCGGTCGCAGGCGAACAGGGTCTTGCGATTATACAACTTGCCGATTAATGCCCTTGTTCAAAATCAATTTTTTACAACAGAGATTCCAATAATTCATTCCAATACCATAAATGATATTCCAGGAGGTTTACTATATTGTCAATCGTTACTGCATCTGTTTGAGAGATTTGGGTAGAGGCTTCGCCAATTTCTTGAAATAAATTAAGATCAACCTGCGATTTTGCCATCAGGTTAATCAAGGAAGAGAACATCGCTTGCAGATATTTTTCCGGATCAGCTTGGTTTTCCTCAATATCATGGAGAATTTGAAGAAAAGCTTCCTTCACTGTTCTGTTAAGAATCCTTCCTGGGTTAGGACTTACGCATTTTCTCTTAAAGTCCCCCTGATAAGGGGCGGGGAAGCCCACACGGGAGACCTCATACCCGGGGAAGTCCATACGGACTTCATACCGTTGATTCTGATTCTTTAGGGGGTTAAATCACGGAAATACACTGTTTTTTGCCCAATTTGCGTAAGTCCTGTTGTTAATCCTTACTGACGTTTCTCAATGAGTCTTCCGACAAAAAAAACCAAAACCCCGAGTGTTAGGAAACCCATCTCAACGCCCATCGCTTTGGATTCACTGTAGCCATACGGATTGAAACACCCTAAATAGAGTCCGGCACCTAAACAGGCGATGCCCATCAGTTCCAAAGTTTTACCGATATAATACACGAATTCTCCAGCGCTATGTGGTGGTGTTTTATTGAACCGTAGGGCGAGATTTTCACGCCTCCCCCTACGGCAGCAAACTAATAGAGACGTTTGATATGTCCCCACTGGATTAATTTTTGTTGTCGAGTCGGTTCAATGCTCGCAGTGAAAACGAGATCGGGAAGGTAAGCATTCTCTTCCATAGTGTATCCTTCTGGAGCCCAAGCAATTTCCTGCCGAAGGTTCCCGCTATCGACATCGTTGTAGGCAATGAGGAACCCTATACTATTGCCCTTCCTCGCCAAGTTATCAATCCGGAAGCTCAACTCACATGTCTGCCCATCGTTTCCCCACGCGACTCGCGTCAGGGGCGATTTTAACGTGCCCATGTCTTTTTCAATTGGGATCTCAAAACGGTAGAGATCGTCTGCGCGACCCGAATGATGTGGATCTACGTAAAGGATAAGATGATCCTCACGCAGCAGTTTTGCTTGTCGGTTTTCGAGTTGATCGTCTATTATTTTAATAGCGACATACAGGAAACCGTTTCGCCACACCGCTGCGAAGGTTCCCGTAAAATCAGGAGATTCGCCCCTGCGTTCCCCGCTAATTAAGTCTTGCTCCAATTTACCGGGAATCACTTTTGCCCACGCCGGATCGTCA
Protein-coding sequences here:
- a CDS encoding arabinan endo-1,5-alpha-L-arabinosidase, producing MPEIDREHGFSNINGPSLVRVPEWVKNPLGKYYLYFAHHRGAYIRLAYADAIEGPYTIYHPGALHRDATVFRGCDHIASPDVHIDAENQRFFMYFHGNPRGGQVSSWATATDGVNYTAADTMDRRNSAYFRVFWWKGHPYATYHGWISRAETPEWTAGFIQRDTPLFPRKSAEDNTGFPRHTANHLEGDTLTVYYSLYGDSPERIRKSTVQLTDDWNDWDPSAPIEVIAPKYDFEGVDLPISPSTGGLDRERVHELRDPAIYCEDGKTWLLYSVAGEQGLAIIQLAD